The following coding sequences are from one Geodermatophilus normandii window:
- a CDS encoding HAD-IIIA family hydrolase yields MLAECTVVVPTIGRPSLGVLLDALAAAPGPRPAELVVVDDRPEGPPLEVDRPGLPPVRVVRTGGGGPARARNLGWRVARTPWIAFLDDDVVPDPDWYERLAADLTGLPDDVAGSQGRVRVPLPEDRRPTDWERGTAGLATSAWITADLAYRRAALAAVGGFDERFPRAFREDSDLALRVMDTGSRLVRGERWITHPVRPTDRWVSVRVQAGNADDVLMRRLHGPTWRARADAAVGRRPQHLAVTTAALAAVGLAAARRPRAALAAALAWAAGTAEFARARIAPGPRDRAEVTTMALTSAAIPPLATWHFLRGAVRHRRVTPWRGLPDLVLFDRDGTLVRDYPYNGDPELVKPVPGAREAVDALRARGVRVGVVSNQSGVARGIITREQVDACMARLDELLGPFDTVQVCPHGPEDGCTCRKPAPGMVEAACAELDVDPARTVVIGDIGADVEAAAAAGAVGVMVPTPVTRKQEVAAAPRRAETLTAAVGDVLAGRW; encoded by the coding sequence ATGCTCGCGGAGTGCACCGTCGTCGTGCCGACCATCGGCCGGCCGTCGCTCGGCGTGCTCCTCGACGCCCTGGCCGCTGCACCGGGGCCGCGCCCGGCCGAGCTGGTCGTCGTCGACGACCGGCCGGAGGGCCCCCCGCTCGAGGTGGACCGGCCCGGCCTGCCGCCGGTGCGCGTGGTCCGCACCGGCGGTGGCGGCCCCGCCCGCGCGCGCAACCTCGGCTGGCGGGTGGCCCGCACCCCGTGGATCGCCTTCCTCGACGACGACGTCGTCCCCGATCCCGACTGGTACGAGCGGCTGGCGGCGGACCTGACGGGGCTGCCCGACGACGTCGCCGGCAGCCAGGGCCGGGTGCGGGTGCCGCTGCCGGAGGACCGCCGGCCCACCGACTGGGAGCGCGGCACCGCGGGCCTGGCCACGAGCGCGTGGATCACCGCCGACCTCGCCTACCGCCGCGCCGCGCTGGCCGCCGTCGGCGGGTTCGACGAGCGCTTCCCCCGCGCCTTCCGCGAGGACTCCGACCTCGCGCTGCGGGTCATGGACACCGGCAGCCGGCTGGTGCGCGGCGAGCGCTGGATCACCCACCCGGTCCGGCCCACCGACCGGTGGGTCAGCGTGCGCGTGCAGGCCGGCAACGCCGACGACGTCCTCATGCGCCGGCTGCACGGCCCCACCTGGCGCGCGCGCGCCGACGCCGCGGTCGGCCGCCGGCCGCAGCACCTGGCGGTCACGACGGCGGCGCTGGCCGCCGTCGGACTGGCCGCCGCACGGCGTCCCCGTGCCGCGCTCGCCGCCGCCCTGGCCTGGGCCGCGGGCACCGCCGAGTTCGCCCGGGCCCGCATCGCCCCCGGCCCCCGCGACCGCGCCGAGGTGACCACCATGGCGCTCACCAGCGCGGCCATCCCACCGCTGGCCACCTGGCACTTCCTGCGCGGCGCCGTGCGGCACCGCCGGGTGACGCCGTGGCGCGGGCTGCCGGACCTGGTCCTGTTCGACCGCGACGGCACCCTCGTGCGCGACTACCCCTACAACGGCGACCCGGAGCTGGTGAAGCCGGTGCCGGGGGCGCGGGAGGCGGTCGACGCGCTGCGTGCCCGCGGCGTCCGGGTCGGGGTGGTGAGCAACCAGTCCGGCGTGGCCCGCGGGATCATCACCCGCGAGCAGGTCGACGCCTGCATGGCGCGGCTCGACGAGCTGCTCGGCCCGTTCGACACGGTCCAGGTGTGCCCGCACGGCCCCGAGGACGGCTGCACCTGCCGCAAGCCGGCGCCCGGGATGGTGGAGGCCGCCTGCGCGGAGCTCGACGTCGACCCGGCGCGGACCGTGGTGATCGGTGACATCGGCGCCGACGTCGAGGCCGCGGCGGCCGCCGGCGCCGTCGGGGTCATGGTGCCGACGCCGGTGACGCGGAAGCAGGAGGTCGCCGCCGCACCGCGCCGGGCGGAGACGCTGACCGCCGCGGTCGGTGACGTCCTGGCGGGCCGGTGGTGA
- a CDS encoding D-sedoheptulose-7-phosphate isomerase yields the protein MSTAPHSAFESTAGEVASPGSCTHLTGRDHVASLTSALRSLDRSVDTLDRWGGLLADVLCGESRGRLLAAGNGGSAAQAQHLTAELVGRYRADRPPFSAICLTAETSSLTAIANDYPADELFARQVEAHGRAGDVLVLLSTSGRSPNAVAAARRARECGITVLSITGPAPNPLAAASDEAVCIDSPWTATVQECHLVALHLLCAAFDAAVLAEPARVPRSRLGVAQ from the coding sequence ATGAGCACCGCGCCCCACTCCGCCTTCGAGAGCACCGCCGGCGAGGTCGCCTCGCCCGGCTCCTGCACGCACCTCACCGGCCGCGACCACGTGGCCTCGCTGACGTCGGCGCTGCGCAGCCTCGACCGGTCGGTCGACACCCTCGACCGCTGGGGCGGACTGCTGGCCGACGTCCTGTGCGGCGAGTCCCGCGGGCGGCTGCTCGCGGCGGGCAACGGGGGCAGCGCCGCGCAGGCGCAGCACCTGACCGCCGAGCTCGTGGGCCGCTACCGCGCCGACCGGCCGCCGTTCTCCGCGATCTGCCTGACCGCCGAGACCTCGTCGCTCACCGCGATCGCCAACGACTACCCGGCCGACGAGCTCTTCGCCCGGCAGGTCGAGGCGCACGGCCGCGCCGGCGACGTCCTGGTGCTGCTGTCGACCTCGGGCCGCTCGCCGAACGCCGTCGCCGCCGCCCGCCGCGCCCGCGAGTGCGGCATCACCGTCCTGTCGATCACCGGCCCGGCGCCCAACCCGCTGGCCGCGGCGTCGGACGAGGCGGTCTGCATCGACTCCCCGTGGACGGCGACCGTGCAGGAGTGCCACCTGGTCGCGCTGCACCTGCTGTGCGCGGCCTTCGACGCCGCGGTGCTGGCCGAGCCGGCGCGGGTGCCCCGGTCGCGCCTCGGGGTCGCGCAGTGA
- a CDS encoding glycosyltransferase, with product MRVLVWHVHGSWTTAFVQGAHEYLLPVVPGRGPDGLGRARTWDWPASAREVTPEQLGDEQVDVVVLQRVRDLELVREWLGREPGRDLPAVFLEHNAPGLEEGAAPVPYTRHPLADRDDVPIAHVTHFNRLFYDNGRAPTTVIEHGIVDPGERWTGELARAAVVTNEPVRRGRTVGADLLAGLAQAAPVDVFGMGLSGLHERYALDPGRVALYDDPPQSVMHTELARRRVYVHPVRWTSLGLSLLEAMHLGMPVVALAATEVVEAVPAGAGVLSTRPEVLWDAVRTYLHDEDAARLAGKAARAAALERYGLPRFLSDWDTLLEEVTR from the coding sequence GTGAGGGTCCTGGTCTGGCACGTGCACGGCTCCTGGACGACGGCGTTCGTCCAGGGCGCGCACGAGTACCTGCTGCCCGTGGTCCCCGGCCGGGGCCCGGACGGACTGGGACGCGCCCGCACGTGGGACTGGCCGGCGTCGGCCCGCGAGGTGACCCCGGAGCAGCTGGGCGACGAGCAGGTCGACGTCGTCGTGCTGCAGCGGGTGCGCGACCTCGAGCTGGTCCGCGAGTGGCTCGGCCGCGAGCCCGGCCGTGACCTGCCGGCGGTCTTCCTCGAGCACAACGCGCCGGGCCTGGAGGAGGGCGCCGCGCCGGTCCCGTACACGCGGCACCCGCTGGCCGACCGCGACGACGTCCCGATCGCGCACGTCACCCACTTCAACCGGCTCTTCTACGACAACGGCCGAGCGCCCACGACGGTGATCGAGCACGGCATCGTCGACCCCGGCGAGCGCTGGACCGGCGAGCTGGCCCGCGCCGCCGTCGTCACCAACGAGCCGGTGCGCCGGGGCCGCACGGTGGGCGCGGACCTGCTGGCCGGGCTGGCGCAGGCCGCTCCGGTCGACGTCTTCGGGATGGGCCTGTCCGGGCTGCACGAGCGCTACGCCCTCGATCCCGGCCGGGTCGCCCTGTACGACGACCCGCCGCAGTCCGTGATGCACACCGAGCTGGCCCGCCGCCGGGTCTACGTGCACCCGGTCCGCTGGACCTCGCTCGGGCTCTCGCTGCTCGAGGCCATGCACCTCGGCATGCCGGTGGTCGCGCTGGCGGCCACCGAGGTCGTCGAGGCGGTGCCGGCGGGCGCCGGCGTGCTCTCCACCCGGCCCGAGGTCCTGTGGGACGCGGTGCGCACCTACCTGCACGACGAGGACGCCGCCCGGCTGGCCGGCAAGGCGGCACGCGCCGCCGCGCTGGAGCGGTACGGGCTTCCCCGGTTCCTCTCCGACTGGGACACCCTGCTCGAGGAGGTCACCCGATGA
- the rfaE2 gene encoding D-glycero-beta-D-manno-heptose 1-phosphate adenylyltransferase codes for MSGGGGGAVVVVGDALLDVDLVGTASRLTPDAPVPVVEDLETRERPGGAALAAVIAAQATGREVVLVAPLADDEGAARLRALLAGRVRLVAVPATGGTAVKQRVRVGDHSVVRLDSGAPAVTLGELPAEAREAIRDAAAVLVADYGRGTTSDPAVRAALGEAGGPVVWDPHPRGADPVPSVRLVTPNASEAARVAAAAGVPADGDGLAAVGGRAEALIRHWGVGAVAVTLGARGALLSYGEGAPMVVPAVPVTGGDPCGAGDSFAAAAALALADGAVTGEAVAAAVAFAGRFVAAGGASAWDASTVREPDVAAEDGVAALLNRVRAAGGTVVATGGCFDLLHAGHVATLRAARGLGDCLVVCINSDESVRRLKGPSRPLVTAPDRARVLEALEFVDAVVVFDEDTPAEVLDRLRPDVWAKGGDYAGADLPEAAVLRRWGGQAVVLPYLDGHSTTALVERSRV; via the coding sequence GTGAGCGGGGGAGGTGGGGGAGCGGTCGTCGTCGTCGGCGACGCGCTGCTCGACGTCGACCTGGTCGGCACCGCGTCCCGCCTGACCCCGGACGCGCCGGTGCCCGTGGTCGAGGACCTGGAGACCCGCGAGCGCCCCGGCGGCGCGGCGCTGGCCGCCGTCATCGCCGCGCAGGCCACCGGCCGCGAGGTCGTGCTGGTCGCCCCGCTCGCCGACGACGAGGGCGCCGCGCGGCTGCGGGCGCTGCTGGCCGGCCGGGTGCGGCTGGTCGCCGTCCCGGCCACGGGTGGCACCGCGGTCAAGCAGCGGGTGCGCGTGGGCGACCACTCGGTGGTGCGCCTCGACAGCGGCGCGCCCGCCGTCACCCTCGGCGAGCTCCCGGCCGAGGCGCGCGAGGCCATCCGCGACGCCGCCGCCGTGCTCGTCGCCGACTACGGGCGCGGCACGACGTCCGACCCCGCCGTCCGCGCGGCGCTGGGCGAGGCCGGCGGCCCGGTGGTCTGGGACCCGCACCCGCGCGGTGCCGATCCGGTGCCGAGCGTCCGGCTCGTGACGCCCAACGCCTCGGAGGCCGCCCGCGTGGCCGCCGCCGCGGGTGTGCCCGCCGACGGCGACGGACTGGCCGCCGTGGGCGGGCGGGCCGAGGCGCTGATCCGGCACTGGGGCGTGGGCGCGGTCGCGGTCACGCTGGGGGCCCGGGGCGCGCTGCTGTCCTACGGCGAGGGCGCCCCGATGGTGGTCCCGGCGGTGCCCGTGACCGGCGGCGACCCGTGCGGCGCCGGCGACTCCTTCGCCGCCGCCGCGGCGCTGGCGCTCGCCGACGGCGCGGTGACCGGCGAGGCGGTGGCCGCCGCGGTCGCGTTCGCCGGGCGCTTCGTGGCCGCCGGCGGGGCCTCGGCCTGGGACGCCTCGACGGTGCGCGAGCCGGACGTCGCGGCCGAGGACGGGGTCGCGGCGCTGCTGAACCGCGTGCGCGCGGCCGGTGGCACCGTGGTGGCCACCGGCGGCTGCTTCGACCTGCTGCACGCCGGCCACGTGGCCACGCTGCGCGCCGCCCGCGGGCTGGGCGACTGCCTGGTCGTGTGCATCAACTCCGACGAGTCCGTGCGCCGGCTCAAGGGGCCCTCGCGACCGCTGGTGACCGCGCCGGACCGCGCCCGGGTGCTCGAGGCGCTGGAGTTCGTCGACGCCGTCGTGGTGTTCGACGAGGACACCCCGGCGGAGGTGCTCGACCGGCTGCGGCCCGACGTCTGGGCCAAGGGCGGTGACTACGCCGGCGCCGACCTGCCCGAGGCCGCGGTGCTGCGCCGGTGGGGCGGCCAGGCGGTCGTCCTGCCCTACCTGGACGGGCACTCGACCACCGCCCTCGTCGAGCGCTCCCGGGTGTGA
- a CDS encoding glycosyltransferase, producing the protein MRTHRVSGAPLRIDLVSEHASPLAAIGGVDAGGQNVHVAALAAGLAARGHDVTVHTRRDDPGLPDEVPTADGYVVSHLTAGPARALPKDDLLGHVPAMAAALRARWSVTPPDVVHAHFWMSGLAAVEAAGSLLTPVPVLQTFHALGSVKRRHQGDADTSPAQRVELERSLCRAVGHVVATCSDEVFELRRLGLSRDRVSVVPCGVDTTAFTPRGPVAPRSDRPRLLVLGRLVERKGQEDAVRALAAVPDAELVVVGGPPAGALDADPEVRRLRAVAASLGVADRLVFTGSVGRADVPSWIRSADVVLAVPWYEPFGITPLEAMACGRPVVATAVGGLQDSVADGVTGDLVPPRDPARLGAVLAALLADDARRAAYGAAGVRRARARYRWARVAADTEAVYRQVLSTRRPVEAVR; encoded by the coding sequence ATGAGGACGCACCGGGTATCCGGCGCACCCCTGCGCATCGACCTGGTCAGCGAGCACGCCTCGCCGCTGGCCGCGATCGGCGGCGTGGACGCCGGCGGCCAGAACGTGCACGTCGCCGCGCTCGCCGCAGGCCTGGCCGCGCGCGGCCACGACGTCACCGTGCACACCCGCCGCGACGACCCCGGCCTGCCCGACGAGGTCCCCACCGCCGACGGCTACGTGGTCAGCCACCTCACCGCCGGCCCGGCCCGGGCGCTGCCCAAGGACGACCTGCTCGGGCACGTGCCGGCGATGGCCGCCGCGCTGCGGGCCCGCTGGTCGGTGACGCCGCCCGACGTCGTCCACGCGCACTTCTGGATGAGCGGGCTGGCCGCCGTCGAGGCCGCCGGGAGCCTGCTCACGCCCGTGCCGGTGCTGCAGACCTTCCACGCGCTCGGCTCGGTCAAGCGCCGCCACCAGGGCGACGCCGACACCTCGCCGGCGCAGCGCGTCGAGCTGGAGCGGAGCCTGTGCCGGGCGGTCGGTCACGTGGTGGCCACCTGCAGCGACGAGGTGTTCGAGCTGCGCCGCCTGGGCCTGTCCCGCGACCGCGTGTCCGTCGTCCCCTGCGGCGTGGACACCACCGCGTTCACGCCGCGCGGGCCGGTGGCACCGCGCTCGGACCGGCCCCGGCTGCTGGTGCTCGGCCGGCTGGTGGAGCGCAAGGGCCAGGAGGACGCCGTCCGCGCGCTGGCCGCCGTCCCGGACGCCGAGCTCGTCGTCGTCGGGGGGCCGCCGGCCGGCGCGCTCGACGCCGACCCGGAGGTGCGCCGGCTGCGCGCCGTCGCCGCCTCCCTGGGCGTGGCCGACCGGCTGGTGTTCACCGGCTCGGTGGGCCGGGCCGACGTCCCTTCGTGGATCCGCTCGGCCGACGTCGTCCTGGCGGTGCCCTGGTACGAGCCGTTCGGCATCACCCCGCTGGAGGCCATGGCCTGCGGCCGCCCGGTGGTGGCCACCGCCGTCGGCGGGCTGCAGGACTCCGTCGCCGACGGCGTCACCGGTGACCTCGTGCCGCCCCGCGACCCGGCCCGGCTCGGCGCGGTGCTCGCCGCGCTGCTGGCCGACGACGCCCGCCGCGCCGCCTACGGCGCGGCCGGGGTCCGGCGGGCCCGCGCCCGCTACCGGTGGGCCCGCGTGGCCGCCGACACCGAGGCCGTCTACCGGCAGGTCCTGTCCACCCGGCGTCCCGTCGAGGCCGTCCGATGA
- a CDS encoding MarR family winged helix-turn-helix transcriptional regulator → MRPDDVLTTGVPADPAALAGAAPRPAETWLRIVQVHDRITHRVDSALHREHDLSLTGFEALRRIAEAPGERATMGEVAEALGLSRAGVTSTVGRLVEQGLVVRERRPGDRRLLHARLTEAGRERARAAAVTHDELVAHLLALLGDDAAVVTDALARVSAATRIRR, encoded by the coding sequence ATGCGCCCCGACGACGTGCTAACCACCGGGGTCCCGGCCGACCCGGCGGCGCTCGCGGGAGCCGCCCCCCGGCCGGCGGAGACCTGGCTGCGGATCGTCCAGGTGCACGACCGCATCACCCACCGCGTCGACTCCGCGCTGCACCGCGAGCACGACCTGTCCCTGACCGGCTTCGAGGCCCTGCGGCGGATCGCCGAGGCGCCCGGCGAGCGGGCCACGATGGGCGAGGTCGCCGAGGCGCTCGGGCTCTCCCGCGCCGGTGTGACCAGCACGGTCGGCCGGCTGGTCGAGCAGGGCCTGGTCGTGCGGGAGCGGCGGCCGGGGGACCGGCGGCTGCTGCACGCGCGGCTCACCGAGGCCGGCCGCGAGCGCGCCCGGGCCGCCGCGGTCACCCACGACGAGCTCGTGGCGCACCTGCTCGCCCTGCTGGGGGACGACGCCGCCGTGGTCACCGACGCGCTCGCGCGGGTGTCCGCCGCGACCCGCATCCGCCGCTGA
- a CDS encoding glycosyltransferase family 9 protein — translation MSRRRGTVLVARLDNAGDVLLQGPLVRAVAAGAERVVFLAGPAGAEAAALLPGVDEVWTWACPWILGDPPPVDAADLAALTDRVRALAPDEAVLSTSFHQSPLPLALLLRAAGVPRLSAISVDYPGALLDVRHRLGRDDEVDLPEPERALSLARAAGFDLPEGDDGRLAVRRPLPATPHQPGYVVLHPGASVPARAWPAERCAAAVEALADAGHRVLVTGGPGERELTAAVAGTRGVDLGGATTLPEMAALLDGAAAVVVGNTGPAHLAAAVGTPVVSLFSPVVPAARWAPYGVPTVLLGDQDAPCRDTRARVCPVPGHPCLTSVTAADVVAAVEKVVAA, via the coding sequence GTGAGCCGCCGCAGGGGCACCGTCCTCGTCGCCCGGCTCGACAACGCCGGTGACGTCCTGCTGCAGGGGCCGCTGGTCCGCGCTGTGGCCGCCGGTGCCGAGCGGGTGGTGTTCCTCGCCGGTCCGGCCGGCGCCGAGGCCGCCGCGTTGCTCCCCGGCGTCGACGAGGTCTGGACGTGGGCCTGCCCCTGGATCCTCGGCGACCCGCCGCCGGTGGACGCCGCGGACCTCGCCGCGCTCACCGACCGGGTGCGGGCGCTGGCGCCCGACGAGGCCGTCCTCAGCACGTCGTTCCACCAGTCGCCGCTGCCGCTAGCCCTGCTGCTGCGCGCGGCCGGCGTGCCCCGGCTGAGCGCGATCAGCGTCGACTACCCGGGCGCGCTGCTCGACGTCCGCCACCGGCTCGGCCGGGACGACGAGGTGGACCTGCCCGAGCCCGAGCGGGCGCTGTCGCTGGCCCGCGCGGCCGGCTTCGACCTCCCCGAGGGCGACGACGGCCGGCTCGCGGTCCGCCGCCCGCTGCCGGCGACGCCGCACCAGCCGGGCTACGTCGTCCTGCACCCGGGCGCCTCGGTCCCCGCCCGCGCCTGGCCCGCCGAGCGCTGCGCCGCGGCGGTCGAGGCCCTCGCCGACGCCGGCCACCGCGTGCTGGTCACCGGCGGGCCGGGGGAGCGCGAGCTCACCGCCGCCGTGGCCGGCACCCGCGGCGTCGACCTCGGGGGCGCCACGACCCTGCCGGAGATGGCCGCCCTGCTCGACGGCGCCGCGGCCGTGGTCGTCGGCAACACCGGACCCGCGCACCTGGCCGCCGCCGTGGGGACGCCGGTGGTCTCGCTGTTCAGCCCGGTGGTGCCGGCCGCGCGGTGGGCGCCCTACGGCGTCCCCACCGTGCTGCTCGGCGACCAGGACGCGCCCTGCCGTGACACGCGGGCCCGCGTCTGCCCGGTGCCCGGCCACCCCTGTCTGACGTCGGTGACCGCGGCGGACGTCGTCGCGGCGGTGGAGAAGGTGGTGGCCGCGTGA